GTTGCCTGGTCACGAGGTAGTTTCATGGCCAGCAGGGACCTGAAAACCCTGCCACCATCCATGGGAAAGGCGGGAATGAGATTAAACACGGCAAGCATCAGGTTAGCAAACATTAAAATGACCAGAAAATTGGATTTATTGATAACCTGAAAGTTGGCGGGATTCAAATCAAGGCGTCCCGTTGTTGACAATACAATCCACAAAAATAAGGCAATAGCAAGATTTAAAAGAGGGCCTGCTACTGAAACCATCAGTTCCTGCCTGGGATCTTCGGGCATTTTTTCCAAATCAGCGACACCCCCTATAGGCAAAAGGGTAATGCTGCGGGTTGGAATACCATACCGCCTGGCAGTAAGCGAATGTGATAATTCGTGAAGCACAACACAAAAAAATATGGAAAAAACAAATAAAACGGAAAAAAGAATGTCCCTCAACCCGAGCCCCTGCTGAAGATTGATAAAAACAATCCAGGCAATGATCAACAGAAAGGTCCAGTGAACCGAAATTCTTATTCCAAATGGCCTGCCTAAAGTAAGTGAATATTTCATCTGAATGGTTGTTAATAAAATAAAAAAAGCAATATAATAAAGATCAATAAAAAAACGAAGGAAGAAAAGATTTCATTTCGTAGTAAAATCATATTAATGATAAGTCAATTCAAACATTTTTTTGTAATTTTTACCGGGAATTTAACCCGAATAATTCAAGAATTATTCCTGTCTCCGACAGCGACTTAGGTGAACTTAAATTTTTTTCAAAAATTTAAGTTCACCTAAGTCGGGGTTAACCTGCATTTTATTCATATTTGTAAAAATTTATGCAGGTTAAAATACATCTCTATGAATGACATTACCATAACGGTAAGAGAAGAGGAAGTGCCGGCTATTGGTTTGGGCACGTGGTTGCTCAGGGGCAATTCCTGTATCAATACGGTGAAAAGCGCCGTGTCATTAGGATACCGATTGATCGACACGGCTCAGGATTATGATAACGAAAGGGAAGTAGGGGAAGGCATTCAAAGGGCGGAGGCACTACGTAACAACATATTTTTAATAACCAAACTGAATCCGGCTAACTTTGCCTACAAGGATACGATCGGTACCACTAAGGAAAGCTGCCACAAGCTTTCTGTAGATTATATCGATCTAATATTACTGCACTGGCCTAACACTGAAATTCCACTGGAGGAAACCCTAAACGCTTTGGCTCAACTTCAGAAAGAAGGGCTTATTAAACATATTGGACTGAGCAACTTCCCACCTTCCCTGGTTGATGAAGCAATAAAATATACCGAAATATTCTGCAACCAGGTTGAATTTCACCCATACCTGGTACGCCAGAATCTTTTGGATCATGCAATAATGAATGATTATCTCCTGATGGCATACAGTCCGGTGGCCAAAGGGCGACTTATGGAAGATTCCTTTCTGCGGAGCATCGCAAGAGAACACGGAAAATCTCCTGCACAGGTTTCTCTCCGGTGGCTTGTTCAGGAAGGGATTGTGCCGGTCGCAAAAGCAAGCAACCTGGAGCATCTGGAAGAAAATATCGACATTTTTGATTTTAGTCTTTCTGATGAGGAGATGGCCGCAATCAGAGCACTGGACCGTGGATTGCATTTAGACCCTGTTAGTGATATGGCGGATGAGGAGTAAGATCAATCAAGGTTTTATTAGTTAAAATTAAGGATAGATTTATCCTTCAATATATGGTTCCAGGTTTTCTCTCAGAATTTTAACCAGAACGGGATCATCCCTGTCATACACATCAGGAATGTCCAGTATAATTATTCTTCCCGGGTCAACGGAAAAGATGGACTGTATCTCATGTTTCATGTAATCTTCCATAACGAAGATCAAGTCCGCTTTTTTTAAAATATCATTGTTCAGAGGCCTTACGGCCCATCCGGAGATCCCGGCAGACATCACATGAATATCCAGGCCTTTCGAGCGTGCAAGCCCCTGGAAAACGGCTGCAGCCGTAGGACTTCTGTTCATATTGGCAAGACAAACAAAAAGATATGTTTTCCGGGATGACTCCATTATCATATATAAACATTAGCAGATTCACTTTTATTATATAGAAACCATTTTAATGATTTTCGAATTTTGATATTGAAAATTTGACAGTTATAAATATAAGGGTAACGAAATTCGCTACCCTTTATATTTTTATGATATTTTCTTGTCTTTTGCCTTAATTGTCCACCTTTTTTATATCGTACGTTTTTTCCCTTTCAGCAGCCTTTTCTTCCCATTCCGGGACGACTTCCTCCATGAATTTTTTCTTTTGCCGGTTGAGATGTTGCATATCCAGCCCGGTAACTTCCTGGGCTTTGGCTTTTGTAGAAATATCCGGTACTTCAACTTCCTTGTTGAATCCAAGACCAGCCAGAATACGGGACAGTTTCATGCGGGCTTCATGTGCTATATTAATGCCTGTATTATAAATGCGCAAAGATTCAATGGGAGAATGAAATGGTGCTCCATGGCTGTTGGCTACATAACCCCATCTCCACTGCGCATGGCGAATATCCATCAGGGCATCCTCCATCTGTTCTTCAGACGCTCCAAGCTCCCATGCCTTCCTGGCTTCGAAATGGGCTTTGACCAAAAGCTTCTCCAGTTGATACTGGCTCTCCTTAACCTTATCAAAGCGGCTGTAAACATTTTGTATCAGCTCCTGTTCCGATTCCTTATGGCATACCAGGCAGGTCTTTTCTAAATAATTCAGGGGAGAAACAATCTTATGATCCGTATATTTCTGTCCGCCCTCACTGGTATAAGGCATGTGACAATCTGCACAGGCCAGTCCGCGCTCGGCGTGTATACCCGTCTTAAACAACTCATAATCGGGATGCTGTGCTTTAATCATGGGTGCTTTGCTGATGCCGTGGGTCCAGTCGGAAAAATCCCGTTCGTCATAGTAAGCTTCCACCTCTTCAACACTCCTGCCGTTATCCCAGGGAAAGACAAGATAATTACCCAAACCCTTAAAATAATACTCCGAATGACACTGAGCGCAAACCAAACTCCGCATTTCCTGATGAGAGGACTCTTCTACATCCCGGTCATTCCGTTCAAATGCTTCAACCAGGGCAGGGCGGGGAACATGCAGGTTCATATTTTCAGATTCGTGGCAATCAGCACATCCAATGGAATTGACTATCTGATGCCCTCGTTCCTCCCATGAACCTTCATAAAACGCGTCGGGACCAATTTCGCTCATCACACGGGGAACATCAGGGCTTTTGCAAGTCCAGCATGTGTTGGGCATCGGACTGCTTTGACCATCTACAGGGGCGCCGGTACGTAAATTATGCCTCATATCCTGAATGGAATAATAATGACCCCTACCCTGGTCATACTCTTTGGCAAAACCATAATCAGCCCATAGAATGACCAAACGGGGGTTCCTTTCCAGCATGTCGATTCGCGCATTGCCATTGTATTTTGTGCGGAAAGAGGTATCTTGTGTTGCTTTCCAGCGATTGTACTGGCGGGGAAAATTCCTGCCCCATACTTCACTCCGCGGTTCCCATTGAGCATGCTCTACCTCGGGCTGATAAGCAAAAATAGCCTCCGCTCTTCTTTCCATAATGGAAGAGGCCAGCAAGCCCAAGATAAAAACCACCACAATCGTTGCGAAAAACAACAACCATCCCAGCCAGGGCTTTTTTCGGATATGTTCACGTATCGTTGCCATATGTTATAAATTTATAATTTTCAGGTTTAAATATTCATAAAACTAACAACTAATACCCCGTCTTCTTGTTCCTTCGCTCTTTTATTCTTACGTGTAGTCGTCCTATCGTGACGTCGTGTTGTCCTTCTCCAATCTTCGAGTCGCAAGCCTTATTTTGCCTCTCTACATGATGCTCACTACTCACTACTTTTTTACCTCTCATTCCGTACTCCCGTCTTCTCATCTTCTCGTCTTCTCAGTGCTCCACTTCTCCTACTCTCATTCCTCCACCGCTTTCTTCAACCATTCCGGAACCGGGCTTTCCGGAACCGGTACCCGTGCATTAGGTGTCAATGACAAACTATTTTCCCTGCCATGGGGTACCTCCCGGTGACAATCCCAGCATTTCCTCTCGGTTCGTTCTTTTACACTATGATAAGTTCGTTGAGTCAGCATCTCCGGATTTTTAATCAACTGCTCATGACAACGGATGCAATTCTGTTGTACAACCTCTTCTCCTGCCTGCTTAATCTCTATTACCTGCGGTTCATTACGCAGTGTAAATATGGTAGCATGCCTTAACCCGTCTTTTGCCTTAAAATAATAATGATTCAGGAAATTATCGTGAGGTACATGACATTCATTGCAATGCGTAACTTCCCTGTGTGAACTGTGAAACCAGGTGGCATATTGCGGAGCCATAATGTGGCAGTTCACACAGGCGGAGGGTCTGTCGGACAAGTATGAATGGGCTTTAGAAATGTATAACACATACACCAAAAGTCCGGCAAATATTCCCAATAAGAAAATTACAGGAACTTTCCATCGAGCAGGGGGTATTATTTTTCGAATGAATTTCCTCATAATTCAAAATCGTGTGCTCGAAGATATTAAAAATCGAAAAAACATCCGGATTCCCCTGTCTCATTTGACACAATTTATAAATAATCTAAATTTGAATAATTTTTAGCGTCAGAATTATTCGAAAATAATCCTGACGCTATGGAAACAATTCACTATCCCGCTTCTATAGCGGGACAGGCTGTTCGTTTTTGAATAATGCGGGGTTAAAAAGCTGAAACAAAACCCAGGCTAAATTGCCCAAACTCACTCTCGGTATATCCGGTAGCCACATAGGTATATTCCCCTACCAGGCGTATATTTCTTCTTATTAAGTATCCTGCATGAAAAGTCATCGACTCATAATCGGCCGGATCAAAATCGGATTCCACCCTGTTGTACATTCCCAGAAGGTACCAATCGCTGTCATCTCCCATTGGACTGTATATCAACTCGGCCAGCGTACCTTTCGTTGTAAGATCCTCCCTGATATTTGAAGAATTATGTGCTTCATATACCTCCGAATCGTTGCGGATGGTATATTGAAAATTAAGCTCCCATCGGTCATCAACATTGACAGTAAAATCAGGGCCAAAAATCTCCACCTGATTGGTTATGGCGTCATTGAAATCATTTTCTAAACGTTCCTTACCCAGATAGGCAAATCCGCCCACACGGAAGTATTCACCAATATTCTGCGATATTCGTCCTAAATAATTTTTATAACGGTCCTGATCAAAAATATGGAAGGCACGGGCTTCCTCAATACCGTTCCCGTTGACCACTTCCAGCACGAGGTCTGTTCCAGTATCAAAGCCATATTCCAACATGAGGCCCTTATCATACTTCAGGCCTATTCTCGAGTTACCGATCTGAGACGTATAAAGTCGGTAATCCTCCAGTTGCAGACGCAACTCCCTGGTAAATAAAGGATCGGATACCTGAAACTGACCCAGTTTGACATCCAGTTCCGTATCAAAAAGATTGTTATACATCAGGTAGGCATCCTCCAGGCCAACAACTTCACCCCGTTCACTCATGTAAAAATAAAAATAATAGGACAGATTGTCGGAAATCTCCCCGCCGGAAAGCAATTTCATCAGGTAGGGCGCTCCAAAATCACTCTTCTTATCATTCCCGTTGTTGTAAGTAACGAACCCATCCAAACGAACAGCGAGGGGAAAACTACGCAAAAGGGACAAATTCTCATCACCGGCATCCACATAGTATCCCGGCGCATCGTATTCCTCAAGTCTGAAGCCGTCTCCGGCAAAATCCTCACCATAGTCCTTCAGGCTGGGAGAAGCAGGCGAATGACAAGTTTTGCAACTCAACCGATACTTTCTGGCAAAAGCGGGAATGGCCTGACAATAATCTGACAGCACAATCGATCCGAAAAGGGTAAATAAAACAACTCCGATTATTTTCTTCATAGGTCTCTATTTTTAAGGTATAACAGTAATTTCAGTAGAATGCCGATTGACCTCATGTATGGCATACTCTTCTTCAGGGACATCAAGCAATTCGCCAACGGGTTTAACCAGCAACCGGTAGTTCAATACAGCAGTTACAGTAAGCTCGCCTGGTGCAACATCATAAGGAATTTCAAATGTATAGGTTTCCAGTTTGGTTTCCCTCGGGCCAATCCGGTAATCCACACCCAATGACTTGGTGTTCCACTGCATAATGGTCATTCTGCCTTGCGGATCAAAGTAAGGCATCCGAAATATTCTGTCGCCATTGGGCACATCTTCCCTTTGTACACCTTCAAAATCTTCTTTTCCGAGCGGCAGCCCCATATCCTGATAAGCTTTGGCATCGCTGGCAATGGTATATTGCTCTCCTTCAAAACCTTTTTCATCCACGGGCAGGTGATAAACATTGCCCTCTGAATCTTCAGCCTCCACGTGAAGCCATACAATACGGTCCTCCACCGAACCCGTAGGAAATTTATGTCCGGTTTTCTGGTTGAAAAGGGCCACGGTAAATTCAACCGGCTCACCCATCAGCGCTTCTCTGGTATTGGGTTGTACTCGCAATTCGACTACCCCGTTCAATTTTCCCGGATCGTGGGCACCATGGAACAGGTGAAGTTTGGCATCCTCATAAGTGGCACCCATCTTGGCCGTTTTGGTTCTGGCTTCCGTCATATGGCAATCCTGACAACGCACTCCCTCATCCGAATAGGGACCTTCCTCCCACTCAAGCTGTGTAGATTTCACCCATGCCCCGTAAGGGCTTTTTTCATTGTGGCAAATGCCACAAAATTTGGCCTGGCTATGTAAATCGATGGGCTCGATCTGATGCTCCGGTGAGCTAATTTCTCCCTTCCGGGAACTGTATTTGGTGAATCCGGGTTCTACAATATAGTTATGATTGTAAGCAGTATCACCGCGAATACCCTTTATCAAGTGACAAACCTCACACGAGACCGCCTCATTTGCCCTGGAACCTTCTTCCGGACGTGGCGGCGGCATATCATCAGCCATGTAAGCCATTGGGGTATGGCAACCATTGCAGCCTTCGTGGACGCCTTCCATCTCAGGGTCTTTCTCTGAATGAGGAACAGCAAGCTTAAAATATTCAATTTCGTCCCACTCATGCGTATAGGCTTTGGACATCATCGACTGCGTCCACTGCTGATAAAAAGCATCATGACAGGAACCACAATAGTTCGGCTTACTGAAATCTTCATATTCATAATCGCCTGATTGTCCACCTTCTTCAACAGCTAATACAAATCCAAAAACGGATATCATTGCAAAAGGAATAAAAAGAAATAAAAGCAACTTTCTATTCATCTTTAATAGTTTTAAAAATTACAAGCTAAAGATATGGATTATTTTTTTTTAATGCCAAAAGAAAAACCAGTTAAATTTTGTCTATGCATGCAATTTATAGCGATTATAAATAATTAACCCATCCATTTAATAGAAATGAACTTCGAAAGTTGCTTTTTAACATTCAGGCAGATGGGCAGATAAAAGTAGAAAAAACACCATAGTGCTTCAGAACAATATCATAGCATAAGACGAGCATTTTT
The Bacteroidales bacterium genome window above contains:
- the nrfA gene encoding ammonia-forming cytochrome c nitrite reductase; protein product: MATIREHIRKKPWLGWLLFFATIVVVFILGLLASSIMERRAEAIFAYQPEVEHAQWEPRSEVWGRNFPRQYNRWKATQDTSFRTKYNGNARIDMLERNPRLVILWADYGFAKEYDQGRGHYYSIQDMRHNLRTGAPVDGQSSPMPNTCWTCKSPDVPRVMSEIGPDAFYEGSWEERGHQIVNSIGCADCHESENMNLHVPRPALVEAFERNDRDVEESSHQEMRSLVCAQCHSEYYFKGLGNYLVFPWDNGRSVEEVEAYYDERDFSDWTHGISKAPMIKAQHPDYELFKTGIHAERGLACADCHMPYTSEGGQKYTDHKIVSPLNYLEKTCLVCHKESEQELIQNVYSRFDKVKESQYQLEKLLVKAHFEARKAWELGASEEQMEDALMDIRHAQWRWGYVANSHGAPFHSPIESLRIYNTGINIAHEARMKLSRILAGLGFNKEVEVPDISTKAKAQEVTGLDMQHLNRQKKKFMEEVVPEWEEKAAEREKTYDIKKVDN
- a CDS encoding aldo/keto reductase; protein product: MNDITITVREEEVPAIGLGTWLLRGNSCINTVKSAVSLGYRLIDTAQDYDNEREVGEGIQRAEALRNNIFLITKLNPANFAYKDTIGTTKESCHKLSVDYIDLILLHWPNTEIPLEETLNALAQLQKEGLIKHIGLSNFPPSLVDEAIKYTEIFCNQVEFHPYLVRQNLLDHAIMNDYLLMAYSPVAKGRLMEDSFLRSIAREHGKSPAQVSLRWLVQEGIVPVAKASNLEHLEENIDIFDFSLSDEEMAAIRALDRGLHLDPVSDMADEE
- the nrfH gene encoding cytochrome c nitrite reductase small subunit, with translation MRKFIRKIIPPARWKVPVIFLLGIFAGLLVYVLYISKAHSYLSDRPSACVNCHIMAPQYATWFHSSHREVTHCNECHVPHDNFLNHYYFKAKDGLRHATIFTLRNEPQVIEIKQAGEEVVQQNCIRCHEQLIKNPEMLTQRTYHSVKERTERKCWDCHREVPHGRENSLSLTPNARVPVPESPVPEWLKKAVEE
- a CDS encoding site-2 protease family protein, producing the protein MKYSLTLGRPFGIRISVHWTFLLIIAWIVFINLQQGLGLRDILFSVLFVFSIFFCVVLHELSHSLTARRYGIPTRSITLLPIGGVADLEKMPEDPRQELMVSVAGPLLNLAIALFLWIVLSTTGRLDLNPANFQVINKSNFLVILMFANLMLAVFNLIPAFPMDGGRVFRSLLAMKLPRDQATLVAMNIGKIFAFFIAIWGLYANPFLIFIAIFIYIGAQREYEMVKYTSVLAGYTIEKVLMHEYTPLHPQDSLKRAVEILLDGPEQRFIVTDEERVVGILTRNDIIQGLIKYGEDAKVEKIMNTDVTVFPSGTSLEEAYEKMRYQQISMAPVVENEKVKGLIDMENIHEFIMVRTAMRRTG